A part of Winslowiella toletana genomic DNA contains:
- the wecB gene encoding non-hydrolyzing UDP-N-acetylglucosamine 2-epimerase, producing the protein MKVLTVFGTRPEAIKMAPLVHALSQDPEIESRLCVTAQHREMLDQVLHLFALEPDYDLNIMRPEQGLTEITCRILQGLKAVFDEFKPDMVLVHGDTTTTMATSLAAFYHRIPVGHVEAGLRTGDLYSPWPEEANRKLTGHLATLHFTPTETSRQNLLRENLNDQRIFITGNTVIDALFWVRDRVLSDGNLRNRLAERYPFLQADKKMILVTGHRRESFGEGFERICCALAEIARLHPEAQIVYPVHLNPNVSEPVNRILKDIDNIVLIEPQEYLPFVWLMNHSWLILTDSGGIQEEAPSLGKPVLVMRDTTERPEAVDAGTVRLVGTNVEKIVTEVTRLLTDEEAYHRMSRAHNPYGDGHACERIVQALKNNRVTL; encoded by the coding sequence GTGAAAGTATTGACTGTTTTCGGCACGCGCCCGGAAGCGATAAAAATGGCGCCGCTGGTACATGCTTTGTCTCAGGATCCTGAGATAGAGTCACGTCTGTGCGTCACCGCCCAGCATCGTGAGATGCTGGACCAGGTATTGCATCTGTTTGCTCTGGAGCCGGACTACGACCTGAATATTATGCGTCCGGAGCAGGGGCTGACGGAAATTACCTGCCGTATCCTGCAAGGTCTGAAGGCGGTTTTCGACGAGTTTAAACCGGATATGGTGCTGGTGCATGGCGACACCACCACCACCATGGCAACCAGCCTCGCAGCCTTTTATCACCGAATTCCTGTGGGGCACGTTGAAGCAGGATTACGCACCGGCGATCTTTATTCCCCCTGGCCTGAAGAGGCTAACCGCAAGCTGACCGGTCATCTGGCCACCCTGCATTTCACACCGACGGAAACCTCACGCCAGAATCTGCTGCGTGAAAACCTGAACGACCAACGGATTTTTATAACCGGTAACACGGTAATTGATGCGCTGTTCTGGGTGCGTGACCGGGTATTAAGTGATGGCAATTTGCGCAATCGGCTGGCCGAACGTTATCCGTTTTTACAGGCGGATAAAAAGATGATCCTGGTCACCGGCCATCGCCGCGAGAGCTTTGGCGAAGGTTTTGAGCGTATCTGCTGCGCACTGGCGGAAATCGCCCGTCTGCATCCCGAAGCGCAAATCGTCTATCCGGTGCATCTGAATCCCAATGTCAGCGAGCCGGTCAACCGCATCCTGAAAGATATCGATAATATCGTGCTGATTGAGCCGCAGGAGTACCTGCCGTTTGTCTGGCTGATGAACCATTCCTGGCTGATTCTGACCGACTCTGGCGGCATTCAGGAAGAGGCGCCATCGTTGGGCAAACCGGTGCTGGTGATGCGTGATACCACGGAACGCCCGGAAGCGGTCGATGCGGGTACAGTACGTCTGGTCGGCACCAACGTTGAGAAGATCGTGACGGAAGTGACGCGGTTGCTGACCGATGAAGAGGCTTACCACCGTATGAGCCGCGCGCATAATCCCTATGGTGATGGTCATGCCTGCGAGCGCATCGTGCAGGCACTAAAAAATAACAGAGTAACCCTATGA
- the wecC gene encoding UDP-N-acetyl-D-mannosamine dehydrogenase has product MSFNTISVIGLGYIGLPTAAAFASRQKKVIGIDINQRAVDTINRGEIHIVEPDLDRVVKNAVEGGFLRAASQPVAADAFLIAVPTPFKGDHQPDMAYVQAAALSLAPVLKKGDLVILESTSPVGATEQMVEWLAQARPDLSFPQQAGEQADINVAYCPERVLPGQVMVELIKNDRVIGGMSPRCSARASELYNIFLEGECVVTNARTAEMCKLTENSFRDVNIAFANELSVICADQGINVWELIALANRHPRVNILQPGPGVGGHCIAVDPWFIVAQNPAQARLIRTAREVNDSKPHWVLDQVKRTVADCLAASDKRASELKVACFGLAFKPNIDDLRESPAMEVAHLIASWNAGETWVVEPNIETTPQRLAHITQLVSAESALQQADVLVMLVDHQQFKAIDAAQVTQRWIVDTKGVWR; this is encoded by the coding sequence ATGAGTTTTAATACCATTTCAGTTATTGGCCTCGGCTATATTGGCCTGCCAACCGCTGCGGCTTTTGCCTCCCGCCAGAAAAAAGTGATCGGTATCGATATCAATCAGCGCGCGGTGGATACTATTAATCGCGGTGAAATTCATATTGTGGAGCCGGATCTCGATCGTGTAGTGAAAAACGCGGTAGAAGGCGGTTTTCTGCGCGCGGCATCACAGCCGGTAGCGGCAGATGCCTTTTTAATCGCGGTGCCGACGCCGTTTAAAGGCGACCACCAGCCGGATATGGCCTACGTACAGGCAGCAGCACTGTCGCTGGCGCCGGTGCTGAAAAAAGGCGATCTGGTGATCCTTGAATCCACCTCGCCGGTGGGCGCCACTGAGCAGATGGTGGAATGGCTGGCGCAGGCGCGCCCCGATCTGAGTTTCCCGCAGCAGGCTGGCGAACAGGCTGATATCAATGTCGCCTACTGTCCGGAGCGGGTCTTGCCGGGGCAGGTGATGGTGGAGCTGATTAAAAACGATCGGGTTATTGGCGGGATGTCGCCGCGGTGCTCCGCGCGCGCCAGCGAACTGTATAACATTTTCCTTGAAGGGGAGTGTGTGGTCACCAACGCACGCACGGCCGAAATGTGTAAGCTGACCGAAAACAGTTTCCGTGACGTTAATATCGCCTTTGCCAATGAACTGTCAGTGATTTGCGCCGATCAGGGGATTAACGTCTGGGAGCTGATCGCGCTGGCTAATCGCCATCCGCGCGTCAATATTCTGCAGCCGGGTCCGGGCGTCGGTGGACACTGCATCGCGGTCGATCCCTGGTTTATTGTGGCGCAAAACCCCGCGCAGGCACGCCTGATTCGTACTGCGCGCGAAGTAAATGACAGCAAACCGCACTGGGTGCTGGATCAGGTTAAGCGTACGGTAGCGGACTGTCTGGCAGCGAGTGATAAGCGCGCCAGCGAGCTGAAAGTTGCCTGTTTTGGTCTGGCGTTTAAACCAAATATTGACGATCTGCGTGAAAGTCCGGCGATGGAGGTGGCGCATCTGATCGCCAGCTGGAACGCCGGTGAAACCTGGGTGGTGGAGCCAAATATTGAGACCACCCCGCAAAGGCTGGCGCATATCACACAGCTGGTCAGCGCCGAAAGCGCGTTACAGCAGGCGGATGTGCTGGTAATGCTGGTGGATCATCAGCAGTTTAAAGCCATTGATGCGGCACAGGTCACCCAGCGCTGGATTGTTGATACGAAAGGAGTCTGGCGTTAA